The following coding sequences lie in one Mycobacterium gordonae genomic window:
- a CDS encoding TetR/AcrR family transcriptional regulator gives MSAPMNGHQVRRRSTHEALRLAALKCFAGKGFANVTVTELAREAGVTQRTFFRHFPTKEAVLFQDYETQLEWLAEALAGRPASEPLFDAVLASVGAFPHDLEVVRQAATARAELISAERIAGHLRVVQASFAAVLTEFVRARHPEVPDIDLVADVAGSTLAAALVAAVEHWGRDGCLGDLGELVAKSLELVRSGLAPLA, from the coding sequence ATGAGCGCCCCGATGAACGGTCACCAGGTGCGGCGCCGGTCGACGCATGAGGCGCTTCGGCTGGCGGCGCTGAAATGCTTTGCGGGTAAGGGATTCGCCAACGTCACCGTGACGGAGCTGGCCCGCGAGGCGGGCGTCACCCAGCGCACCTTCTTCCGGCATTTCCCGACCAAAGAGGCGGTGCTGTTCCAGGACTACGAGACACAGCTGGAATGGCTGGCCGAGGCGCTGGCCGGTCGGCCGGCGTCGGAGCCGCTTTTCGACGCGGTGCTGGCCAGTGTCGGCGCCTTCCCGCACGATCTCGAAGTGGTCCGCCAAGCCGCGACCGCCCGCGCCGAGTTGATCAGTGCCGAGCGCATCGCCGGGCACCTACGGGTCGTGCAAGCCTCATTCGCCGCCGTGCTGACCGAATTCGTCCGGGCCCGGCATCCCGAAGTGCCCGACATCGACCTGGTCGCCGACGTGGCCGGCTCCACGCTGGCGGCGGCTCTTGTTGCGGCAGTGGAACACTGGGGCCGCGACGGCTGTCTTGGCGATCTCGGCGAATTGGTGGCCAAGAGCCTGGAACTGGTGCGCTCCGGGTTGGCGCCGCTGGCCTGA
- a CDS encoding helix-turn-helix domain-containing protein — protein MQRDDVQSDTDIGEIRGWVADVLGDLASDTDDGAVLRETLRLFLHRGCAQEAAARELNVSFNELRSRVERAVTRRGRPLDNRADVQLALFVCHWYGSAVLRPV, from the coding sequence ATGCAGAGGGACGACGTGCAATCCGACACCGATATCGGTGAGATCCGAGGGTGGGTAGCCGATGTCCTCGGAGACCTGGCATCCGACACCGATGACGGCGCGGTCCTGCGTGAGACCCTGCGGCTGTTCCTGCACCGTGGTTGCGCGCAGGAGGCCGCGGCCCGCGAACTCAACGTCAGCTTCAATGAACTGCGGAGTCGGGTCGAGCGCGCGGTGACGCGCCGCGGCCGGCCGCTCGATAATCGGGCCGACGTCCAACTCGCGTTGTTCGTCTGCCACTGGTATGGCTCGGCTGTGCTGCGACCGGTCTGA
- a CDS encoding zinc-binding dehydrogenase codes for MRAVVITKHGDPSVLQVQQRPDPPPPGPGQLRVEVRAAGVNFADHLARVGLYPDAPKLPAVVGYEVAGTVTAVGDGVDPARIGERVLAGTRFGGYAEIVNVAAADSVALPDAVSFEQGAAVPVNYATAWAGLHGYGSLRAGERVLIHAAAGGVGIAAIQFAKAAGAEIHGTASPGKHRRLAELGVDHAIDYRQDGWWKGLGPYDMVLDALGGTSLRRSYHLLRPGGRLVGYGISNMQEGEKRSLRKAAPHALAMLRGFNLIDQLSDSKTVIGLNMLKLWDDRGSLEPWITPLSKALHDGTVAPVVHAAVPFAEAPEAHRILAARENIGKVVLVP; via the coding sequence ATGCGCGCAGTGGTCATCACCAAGCACGGAGACCCGTCGGTACTGCAGGTCCAGCAGCGGCCGGACCCGCCGCCGCCCGGCCCGGGCCAGCTGCGGGTTGAGGTGCGGGCCGCCGGCGTCAACTTCGCCGACCACCTCGCCCGAGTGGGACTGTACCCGGACGCGCCCAAGCTGCCGGCGGTCGTGGGTTACGAAGTCGCCGGCACGGTGACCGCCGTCGGCGACGGTGTCGATCCGGCTCGGATCGGCGAAAGGGTCTTGGCGGGAACGCGTTTCGGCGGCTACGCGGAAATCGTCAACGTCGCCGCTGCCGACTCGGTAGCACTGCCCGACGCGGTCAGTTTCGAGCAGGGTGCCGCGGTCCCGGTGAATTATGCGACCGCGTGGGCCGGGCTGCACGGTTACGGCTCGTTGCGCGCCGGCGAGCGGGTGCTCATCCACGCCGCCGCAGGTGGCGTGGGCATTGCTGCCATCCAATTCGCCAAAGCCGCCGGCGCCGAAATCCACGGCACCGCATCTCCGGGCAAGCACCGCAGGCTCGCCGAACTCGGAGTGGATCATGCGATCGACTACCGTCAGGACGGCTGGTGGAAGGGCCTGGGACCCTACGACATGGTGCTGGACGCACTGGGCGGCACTTCGCTGCGTCGCTCCTATCATCTGCTGCGTCCCGGCGGACGGCTTGTCGGCTACGGGATTTCGAACATGCAAGAGGGTGAGAAGCGTTCGCTGCGTAAGGCCGCGCCGCACGCACTGGCGATGCTGCGCGGGTTCAACCTCATCGACCAGCTCTCGGACTCGAAGACCGTCATCGGGCTCAACATGCTCAAGTTGTGGGACGACCGCGGCTCCCTCGAGCCGTGGATCACACCGCTGAGCAAGGCGCTGCACGACGGGACGGTGGCGCCGGTCGTGCACGCGGCGGTCCCGTTCGCCGAGGCGCCGGAAGCGCACCGGATCCTGGCGGCCCGGGAGAACATCGGCAAGGTCGTGCTGGTTCCGTAA
- a CDS encoding TetR/AcrR family transcriptional regulator translates to MRSPEPGRTALLDAGQRLLGTADLTRISVNAIVGEANMAKGSFYQHWTSRSDYIRALHTRFHLRLEELIAAATADLPPGKDRLRAGMNAYLDGCLAEPATKALLVQSRTEASLGDLVADRNANAASLMLPDLTALGWTSAQSIAVLLVAAIAETALMELSRGERDEALRKALERLATGERR, encoded by the coding sequence GTGAGATCGCCTGAGCCAGGCCGGACTGCACTGCTGGATGCCGGCCAGCGGCTGTTAGGGACCGCCGACTTGACCAGAATTTCCGTCAACGCCATTGTCGGCGAGGCGAACATGGCCAAGGGCAGCTTCTATCAGCATTGGACCAGCCGGTCCGATTACATTCGCGCGCTCCATACCCGCTTCCATCTTCGCTTGGAGGAACTGATCGCCGCGGCCACGGCAGACCTTCCGCCCGGCAAAGACCGGCTCAGAGCCGGAATGAATGCCTACCTCGACGGTTGTCTGGCCGAACCGGCCACCAAGGCGCTGCTGGTCCAGTCGCGCACCGAGGCCAGCCTCGGTGACTTAGTCGCCGACCGCAACGCGAACGCCGCATCCCTCATGCTGCCCGACCTGACTGCACTGGGTTGGACCTCAGCGCAATCGATCGCGGTATTGCTCGTTGCGGCGATCGCCGAGACAGCGCTGATGGAACTCAGCAGGGGCGAGCGGGACGAGGCGTTGCGCAAGGCATTGGAGCGCCTGGCCACCGGCGAACGCCGCTGA
- a CDS encoding ArsR/SmtB family transcription factor has translation MANPDRICDRIFTALANPVRRKLLEILSCQSLSAGELSERFELSRPAVAEHLKVLRDAGLVADEAQGRRRIYRLTAEPLAELGDWLHPFEKLWRTRLAALAEKTDNE, from the coding sequence GTGGCCAATCCCGACCGCATCTGTGATCGCATCTTCACCGCGTTGGCAAACCCGGTGCGGCGCAAGCTCCTTGAAATCCTGAGCTGTCAGTCCCTATCAGCCGGGGAACTCAGCGAGCGGTTCGAGCTGAGCCGTCCGGCCGTTGCCGAACATCTCAAGGTGCTGCGCGACGCCGGGTTGGTCGCCGACGAGGCGCAGGGTCGCCGCCGCATCTACCGGTTGACCGCCGAACCGTTGGCCGAACTCGGCGACTGGTTGCATCCGTTCGAAAAGCTCTGGCGGACAAGGCTTGCCGCGTTGGCCGAAAAGACGGACAACGAGTAA
- a CDS encoding phytoene desaturase family protein: MTDFDAIVVGAGHNGLTAAAILQRAGLRTVCLEANTYAGGMAATVELIDGFRYEIAGSVQFPTASQITKDLGLDRLPTVEPDVMSTNIGENGEEPLVFYRDPMQLMTHLGEKHGFEAVTGMAELVGWSQGPAKALGRFDVRKPPKTLDEMYACAANQAERRAIHEMLFGSAMDVIDRYLPDQDRHAVMRGMLAFLAVNSTYRGPYTPGSATCLAFALAVPDNNAPMMTKLKGGIGALTEHLRGLFCSHGGEIRFRAKVERILVDRGKVTGVRLRDGSTITAPIVVSNLAPDLTLIELIDPEHVPAELVSRVSDRDHRASFIQMHFALDGLPEFAAPYELLNEEGMQMSIGIFGSPEEQQRHWENSRRGIVPDNPSMGMQIPSVHDPGLAPPGKHAASAYAYAFPVEVARDQHGHLKNEMAQRVIDKITRFAPNFKDIVLRHITFAPYHMSTMFAAPAGDFCHGLLHPDLMGPNRPGPRGFLDFPIPIAGLYLGGAGCHGGPGITFTPGYNAAYQALEDAGSAT, from the coding sequence GTGACGGATTTCGACGCGATCGTGGTGGGCGCCGGGCACAATGGATTGACCGCAGCGGCGATTCTGCAACGGGCGGGACTGCGCACGGTCTGCCTGGAAGCCAACACCTACGCGGGGGGCATGGCGGCAACCGTCGAATTGATCGACGGGTTCCGTTACGAGATCGCCGGTTCCGTACAGTTCCCGACGGCCAGCCAGATCACCAAAGATCTCGGCCTGGACAGACTGCCCACCGTCGAACCCGACGTGATGTCCACCAACATCGGCGAAAACGGCGAAGAACCGTTGGTCTTCTACCGCGACCCGATGCAACTGATGACCCATCTGGGGGAGAAGCACGGCTTCGAGGCGGTCACCGGAATGGCCGAACTCGTCGGCTGGAGCCAGGGGCCGGCGAAAGCGCTGGGCCGCTTCGATGTTCGTAAACCGCCGAAGACGCTCGACGAGATGTACGCCTGTGCGGCCAACCAGGCGGAGCGTCGGGCGATCCACGAGATGCTGTTCGGCTCGGCGATGGACGTCATCGACCGCTATCTGCCCGACCAGGACAGGCACGCGGTGATGCGCGGCATGCTGGCCTTCCTGGCGGTGAACTCCACCTACCGGGGTCCCTACACGCCGGGCAGCGCGACCTGCCTGGCATTCGCCCTGGCGGTGCCCGACAACAACGCCCCAATGATGACCAAACTCAAGGGCGGCATCGGCGCACTCACCGAGCATCTGCGCGGGCTCTTCTGTTCCCACGGCGGTGAGATCCGGTTCCGCGCCAAGGTCGAGCGGATACTCGTCGATCGCGGCAAAGTGACCGGCGTTCGACTGCGGGACGGCTCGACCATCACCGCGCCGATCGTGGTGTCCAATCTCGCGCCCGATCTCACTCTGATCGAGTTGATCGACCCGGAACATGTACCTGCCGAACTTGTTTCGCGCGTCTCAGACCGAGACCACCGCGCCTCGTTCATCCAGATGCACTTCGCCCTCGACGGCCTGCCGGAGTTCGCGGCGCCCTATGAGCTGCTGAACGAGGAGGGCATGCAGATGTCGATCGGCATTTTCGGCTCACCGGAAGAGCAACAGCGGCACTGGGAGAACAGTCGGCGCGGCATCGTCCCGGACAACCCGTCGATGGGCATGCAGATCCCGTCAGTGCACGACCCGGGCCTCGCCCCGCCCGGCAAGCACGCCGCCAGCGCCTACGCGTACGCCTTCCCGGTGGAAGTCGCCCGCGACCAGCATGGGCATCTCAAGAATGAGATGGCGCAACGGGTTATCGACAAGATCACCAGATTCGCCCCGAACTTCAAGGACATCGTGCTCCGCCACATCACGTTCGCGCCCTATCACATGAGCACCATGTTCGCGGCCCCGGCGGGGGATTTCTGTCACGGGCTGCTGCACCCGGACCTGATGGGGCCAAACCGTCCCGGCCCCAGGGGCTTTCTCGATTTCCCGATCCCGATCGCCGGTCTCTACCTCGGCGGTGCGGGATGCCACGGCGGACCCGGCATCACTTTCACGCCGGGATACAACGCCGCCTACCAAGCCCTCGAGGATGCGGGCTCGGCGACGTAG
- a CDS encoding SRPBCC family protein — MQSYTVRFHVDAPPAKVWRVLHPPVPPNSPRPRVLTWPTGSMEILNEGDEAGEGLVRTCIFPVPKYLLSGGRGRSWETVTEAKINKVSRYIAIGKPLWSRAEGYHQLEEQPDGTTVLTFHETYHAHNPVLRFLLERPVHARISRDNLDTYEHALGYAGAVRRLS, encoded by the coding sequence ATGCAGTCCTACACGGTGCGTTTCCACGTCGATGCGCCACCGGCAAAGGTGTGGCGGGTTTTGCATCCTCCGGTTCCGCCGAATTCGCCGCGGCCGCGGGTGCTGACCTGGCCGACGGGCAGCATGGAAATACTCAACGAGGGCGACGAGGCGGGTGAAGGGCTGGTTCGTACCTGCATCTTCCCGGTGCCGAAGTATCTGCTGTCCGGCGGCCGGGGACGGTCATGGGAAACCGTCACCGAGGCGAAGATCAACAAGGTGTCGCGCTATATCGCCATCGGTAAGCCGTTGTGGTCCCGGGCCGAGGGCTACCACCAGCTCGAGGAGCAGCCGGACGGCACCACCGTGCTGACCTTTCACGAGACTTACCACGCCCACAACCCGGTGTTGCGTTTTCTGCTGGAGCGTCCGGTGCACGCCCGAATCTCGCGCGACAACCTCGACACCTACGAACATGCGCTCGGCTACGCCGGCGCCGTGCGCCGCCTGAGCTGA
- a CDS encoding MBL fold metallo-hydrolase: MYRHWEVLGDRVYRCRLAFCDVTVGLVCGRTATLLVDAGTTLEEARTVRADVARLAARPVTDVVLTHKHFDHVLGSSEFTGARIYCAPDVVDYLSSATDQLRADALAYGADAGAVDAAITGLRVPAHGISDATVDLGDRTVTIAHLGAGHTRSDLVVVVPARHAGEPTVVFTGDLVEESADPAIDADSDLAAWPDTLDQVLAIGGPEAVFVPGHGSVVDAEFVRRQQDWLRARCR; the protein is encoded by the coding sequence ATGTATCGCCACTGGGAAGTGCTGGGCGACAGGGTCTATCGTTGTCGGCTGGCCTTCTGCGATGTGACGGTCGGCCTCGTCTGCGGCCGCACGGCGACGCTACTCGTCGACGCCGGGACCACTCTGGAGGAGGCGCGCACCGTGCGCGCCGACGTGGCCCGGCTTGCGGCTCGCCCCGTAACTGATGTCGTGTTGACCCACAAACACTTTGACCACGTTCTCGGTTCCTCGGAGTTCACCGGGGCCCGGATCTATTGTGCGCCGGATGTTGTCGACTACCTGTCGTCGGCCACTGATCAGCTGCGCGCCGACGCGCTGGCCTACGGCGCGGACGCCGGGGCGGTCGACGCCGCGATCACGGGCCTGCGCGTGCCGGCACACGGCATCTCGGACGCGACCGTCGATCTCGGTGACCGCACGGTGACGATTGCTCACCTCGGCGCCGGCCACACGCGCTCCGATCTGGTCGTCGTGGTGCCCGCACGCCATGCCGGTGAGCCGACCGTCGTTTTCACCGGTGACCTGGTCGAGGAATCCGCGGACCCCGCGATCGATGCCGATTCCGATCTTGCGGCCTGGCCGGACACCCTGGACCAGGTGCTGGCGATCGGCGGACCCGAAGCCGTGTTCGTGCCCGGCCATGGGAGCGTGGTGGATGCCGAGTTCGTCCGACGCCAACAGGATTGGCTGCGGGCGAGGTGCCGGTGA
- a CDS encoding alpha/beta fold hydrolase: MTTVHTRAGRVACRELGSGPAILLLHATLHDRHDFDPIVDRLARHYRTIAVDWPGHGESDSVAAGAAPTAPLFADVLEDVVDGLALSRVLVVGNSVGGFAAARLAINRPDCVAGLVLVNSGGFVPWDPLSRSFCRLMGTPAIFRRAAPLFVRSYMKVRTDSDRRIAERAIARAESVDGARAAASLWRSFATPEHDLRSRAAELTAPTLIVWGGSDIAIPLRAGRATQESISGSRFEVLDTGHVVFSSDPDGFLAVAEPFLGAVSSRR; this comes from the coding sequence ATGACCACTGTCCACACCAGGGCGGGCCGCGTCGCCTGTCGCGAACTCGGAAGTGGGCCAGCCATTTTGCTCTTGCACGCAACGTTGCACGATCGGCATGATTTCGACCCGATCGTCGACCGGCTCGCCCGGCATTACCGCACCATCGCCGTGGACTGGCCGGGGCACGGGGAATCGGATTCAGTGGCCGCCGGCGCCGCACCCACTGCTCCACTATTCGCCGATGTACTTGAAGACGTGGTCGACGGTCTCGCTCTTTCGCGCGTACTGGTTGTCGGAAATTCGGTCGGCGGGTTCGCCGCGGCGCGGCTAGCGATCAATCGCCCCGACTGCGTCGCAGGCCTGGTCCTGGTTAATTCCGGTGGGTTCGTTCCGTGGGATCCTCTGTCTCGTAGCTTCTGTCGCTTGATGGGCACGCCAGCCATATTCCGCCGCGCCGCGCCGCTGTTCGTTCGGAGTTACATGAAAGTCAGGACCGACAGCGACCGCCGGATCGCCGAGCGCGCGATCGCACGCGCTGAATCAGTCGACGGTGCCCGCGCCGCGGCGTCGCTGTGGCGTAGCTTCGCGACGCCCGAGCACGATTTGCGCAGCCGTGCCGCCGAGCTGACTGCGCCGACGCTGATCGTCTGGGGCGGGAGTGATATTGCGATACCGCTGCGCGCCGGGCGAGCTACTCAGGAGTCCATCAGCGGATCCCGTTTCGAGGTCCTCGATACCGGGCACGTCGTGTTTTCCTCGGATCCCGACGGCTTCCTCGCCGTCGCCGAGCCGTTTCTGGGGGCGGTCAGCTCTCGGAGGTGA
- a CDS encoding NAD(P)H-dependent flavin oxidoreductase — protein MTLKTRLTDFLAIEHPILLAPMAMVSGGRLAAAVTAAGGLGLVGGGYGDAAWLRSEIGDADGARVGYGFITWSVARNPELLDIVLAQRPPTVMLSFGELEPLGDRIRRAGVPLTAQVQTLAQARRALDVGADVIVAQGAEAGGHGMSARSTFTLVPQVVDLVAERAASTLVVAAGGVADGRGLAAALALGADGVLVGTRFWASAEALVSAAAHQRAIAADGDETLRTSVFDLVRQRDWPEGYDLRVVSNALIRRWHANPDELLARLPEAITAYRKGVAAEDFDVDTVLVGEAVGLIHDIRPAADIVAAMVSDAARILNRDNA, from the coding sequence ATGACACTCAAGACGCGCCTGACCGATTTCCTTGCCATTGAGCATCCGATCCTGTTGGCGCCGATGGCCATGGTCTCCGGTGGCCGGCTGGCCGCCGCGGTCACTGCCGCGGGCGGCCTGGGGCTCGTCGGCGGCGGCTACGGCGACGCGGCCTGGCTGCGTTCGGAGATCGGCGACGCAGACGGTGCCCGCGTCGGATACGGCTTCATCACTTGGAGCGTGGCGCGCAACCCGGAGCTGCTCGACATCGTGCTGGCCCAGCGGCCGCCGACGGTCATGCTGTCATTCGGCGAGCTCGAGCCACTCGGGGACCGCATCCGCCGGGCCGGTGTTCCGTTGACCGCGCAGGTGCAGACCCTGGCCCAGGCGCGGCGGGCGCTGGATGTCGGAGCAGACGTCATCGTTGCCCAGGGCGCCGAGGCGGGCGGGCATGGGATGAGTGCCCGCTCGACCTTCACGCTGGTACCGCAGGTCGTCGACCTGGTCGCCGAACGTGCGGCGTCGACACTGGTGGTGGCGGCCGGGGGCGTCGCCGACGGTCGCGGACTGGCCGCAGCTCTTGCGCTCGGCGCCGACGGGGTCTTGGTCGGCACCAGGTTCTGGGCATCCGCCGAAGCCCTGGTGTCAGCCGCGGCGCACCAAAGGGCTATCGCGGCCGACGGCGACGAGACGCTGCGGACAAGCGTCTTCGACCTTGTGCGACAACGTGATTGGCCCGAGGGCTACGATCTGCGGGTGGTGAGCAATGCGCTGATCCGCCGCTGGCATGCCAACCCGGACGAACTGCTCGCACGGCTGCCGGAGGCCATCACCGCTTACCGAAAGGGAGTCGCCGCCGAGGATTTCGACGTCGACACCGTGCTGGTCGGTGAGGCCGTCGGGCTTATCCACGACATTCGGCCCGCCGCCGATATCGTGGCGGCGATGGTCAGTGACGCGGCGCGAATCCTCAACCGAGACAACGCCTAA
- a CDS encoding SRPBCC family protein → MAVTESREVVIEATPEEIMDVLLDMETLPEWSSVHKTVDVLERDDQGHPLKSRQVVKLVGFTEEQVLAYMVHDDGVSWTLVEARQQKAQDGRYTLIPDGDSTRVRFDLTVELSAPVPGFFVRQGAKALMDTATKGLRKRVLKVKKGA, encoded by the coding sequence ATGGCTGTCACCGAATCCCGCGAGGTCGTCATCGAGGCGACGCCCGAGGAGATCATGGATGTGTTGCTCGACATGGAGACGCTGCCGGAGTGGTCTTCGGTGCACAAGACCGTCGACGTCCTCGAGCGCGATGACCAGGGTCATCCGCTCAAATCGCGGCAGGTCGTCAAACTCGTCGGGTTCACCGAAGAACAGGTGCTGGCCTACATGGTGCACGACGACGGGGTGAGCTGGACCTTGGTGGAAGCCAGGCAGCAGAAGGCCCAGGACGGGCGTTACACCCTGATTCCCGACGGCGACTCCACCCGCGTGCGTTTCGACCTGACCGTCGAATTGAGTGCGCCGGTGCCTGGCTTCTTTGTCAGGCAGGGTGCCAAAGCCCTGATGGACACCGCGACCAAGGGGCTGCGCAAGCGCGTCCTGAAGGTGAAGAAGGGCGCCTGA
- a CDS encoding nitroreductase family protein: protein MDIASVDELLTTTRAVRKRLDLTRPVGREVIMECIRLAMQAPTSQNAQDWRWVVVTDPGKRAAIAEIYRSVGADYLVHAEANATDPQTQRVYRSALSLTDTLAKVPVHVIPCLLQSIDESNRLLAASAWASIIPAGWSFLLALRSRGLGSVWTTMHLAKEREVADLLGIPNTATQAALFPVAYTIGTEFRPAARPPAETITFFDAWGDD, encoded by the coding sequence ATGGATATCGCTTCAGTGGACGAACTGCTCACCACTACCCGAGCGGTACGCAAACGTCTCGACCTCACCCGTCCGGTGGGTCGCGAGGTCATCATGGAATGCATCCGCCTGGCGATGCAGGCGCCCACCTCCCAGAATGCGCAGGACTGGCGCTGGGTCGTGGTCACCGATCCCGGCAAGCGCGCCGCGATCGCCGAGATCTATCGCAGCGTCGGTGCCGACTATCTGGTACATGCGGAAGCCAACGCCACCGATCCGCAGACCCAGCGGGTGTACCGCAGCGCGCTGAGCCTGACCGACACGCTGGCCAAGGTCCCGGTGCACGTCATCCCATGCCTGTTGCAGTCGATCGACGAGAGCAATCGACTTCTTGCGGCGTCGGCCTGGGCGTCGATCATCCCGGCCGGCTGGAGCTTCCTGCTGGCCTTGCGATCGCGCGGTCTGGGATCGGTGTGGACGACGATGCACCTAGCCAAGGAACGCGAGGTCGCCGACTTGCTCGGTATCCCCAACACCGCCACACAGGCCGCACTGTTCCCCGTGGCGTACACGATCGGGACCGAATTCCGGCCTGCGGCGCGGCCGCCCGCGGAAACGATCACTTTCTTCGACGCATGGGGCGACGACTGA
- a CDS encoding class I adenylate-forming enzyme family protein, translating into MNLGTIIDAAAVADPQRTALIIDGHQISYRTLDDAVRRCAGGLAAAGVIPGDRVAVVDTASLLSIAALLAAARLGAAAALMNPALTPAEVRALLANAGCCSVAVAGETFVDRLPASVTTLTAAELIETDAPVTAETAGAQADRAAMVLFTSGTTGLPKTVEIGSRQLAARLSRTSRPFAPDIPPTPVMMCVPYFHIGGSLGLLASLYSGNTLVVQQRFDAGEWLRLVARHRVTGMFLVPTMLHRILDHPDFTAADLSSLAAITYGAAAAPSALMRKAIAQLPHVAFTNVFGQTETMGTYANLTPEDHYDPARAGSVGRPLPGVGVRVVDPATGTDVKPGAVGELWVNSPVNTVAGWLRTGDLGRVDADGYIFPSGRLRDTINRGGEKFGPIEVEEALRSHPAVRDVAVAGISDDELGQRVGAAVVARAAVTLDELRAHCREMIAYFKLPERLALVDDIPYNATGKVDRRRLADLILERS; encoded by the coding sequence ATGAATCTCGGCACCATCATCGACGCCGCTGCGGTCGCCGATCCGCAGCGGACCGCCCTGATCATCGACGGCCACCAGATCAGCTACCGGACCCTTGATGACGCCGTGCGCCGGTGCGCCGGCGGGCTCGCGGCCGCCGGGGTCATCCCTGGCGACCGGGTGGCGGTCGTCGACACCGCGAGCCTGCTGTCCATCGCCGCACTTCTCGCAGCGGCGCGCCTCGGGGCCGCCGCGGCATTGATGAACCCCGCGCTGACCCCCGCGGAGGTGCGTGCGCTGCTGGCCAACGCCGGGTGCTGTTCGGTGGCGGTGGCGGGGGAGACGTTCGTTGACCGGCTACCCGCGTCGGTGACGACGCTGACAGCCGCCGAACTCATCGAGACCGACGCGCCGGTGACGGCCGAAACCGCCGGGGCGCAGGCAGATCGCGCGGCCATGGTCCTGTTCACCAGCGGTACGACCGGGTTGCCGAAGACCGTGGAGATCGGCAGTCGCCAACTGGCGGCGCGTTTGAGCAGAACATCGCGGCCGTTCGCACCGGACATCCCACCCACACCGGTGATGATGTGTGTGCCCTACTTTCACATCGGGGGTTCCCTGGGACTGCTCGCCAGCTTGTACTCGGGCAACACCTTGGTGGTGCAACAGCGGTTTGACGCCGGGGAATGGTTACGCCTCGTCGCGCGGCATCGGGTCACCGGCATGTTCCTGGTCCCGACAATGCTGCACCGGATTTTGGATCATCCTGACTTCACCGCCGCCGATCTGTCGTCGCTGGCCGCCATCACGTACGGCGCCGCGGCAGCGCCGAGCGCGTTGATGCGCAAAGCAATCGCCCAGCTGCCGCATGTCGCGTTCACCAACGTCTTCGGCCAAACCGAGACGATGGGGACCTACGCCAACCTGACGCCGGAAGACCACTACGATCCGGCACGGGCGGGATCGGTCGGCCGGCCGTTGCCCGGGGTCGGAGTACGCGTGGTGGATCCGGCTACCGGCACCGATGTGAAGCCGGGGGCTGTCGGTGAGTTGTGGGTGAACTCCCCGGTCAACACCGTGGCGGGCTGGCTACGCACCGGCGATCTGGGCCGGGTGGACGCCGACGGCTACATCTTCCCCAGCGGCAGGCTGCGCGACACCATCAACCGTGGCGGAGAGAAGTTCGGGCCTATCGAAGTCGAGGAGGCGTTGCGTTCCCACCCGGCGGTCCGCGACGTCGCGGTCGCCGGAATATCCGACGACGAACTCGGACAGCGGGTGGGCGCCGCGGTGGTAGCCCGGGCAGCCGTGACACTCGACGAGCTACGCGCCCACTGCCGGGAAATGATCGCCTATTTCAAGCTGCCGGAACGACTGGCTCTAGTCGACGATATTCCCTACAACGCGACCGGCAAGGTCGACCGCCGACGACTCGCGGATCTGATCCTCGAACGTTCTTAG